The following proteins come from a genomic window of Dysidea avara chromosome 12, odDysAvar1.4, whole genome shotgun sequence:
- the LOC136240885 gene encoding methylosome subunit pICln-like: protein MEDLAAAASNDKLVHEQKSTKAFIQDRCLGEGTLCIRESLVSWSSSGPDDFQLEYPRIAVHAICRDVTQFPHECLYLLISPDTDVYDDEDDEDEPVPPSIVRFVPEDKTTLEAMFAALSQCQALHPDPEEDSEEEEQPEFGAGEYFTSGQDVDQLSPEGQAILERLNNQVLQMPGPGEFEQLVQEDNDQPNGHVNGTTDNYEDAD from the exons ATGGAAGATTTGGCAGCTGCAGCCAGCAATGATAAGTTAGTTCATGAACAGAAGAGTACGAAGGCGTTTATACAAGATAGATGCTTGGGTGAAGGGACGCTTTGTATACGAGAAAG CTTAGTTTCATGGAGCAGTAGCGGTCCAGATGATTTCCAGTTGGAGTACCCAAGAATTGCTGTACATGCGATATGTCGTGACGTGACTCAGTTCCCACACGAGTGTCTCTACTTACTGATATCCCCTGATACAGATG TTTATGATGATGAGGATGATGAAGACGAGCCGGTTCCACCTAGTATAGTAAGATTTGTACCAGAAGATAAGACAACAT TAGAAGCAATGTTTGCTGCCTTATCACAATGTCAAGCTCTACACCCTGACCCTGAGGAAGATAGTGAAGAAGAAGAACAACCAG AGTTTGGTGCAGGAGAGTACTTCACATCTGGACAAGATGTTGACCAACTATCACCAGAAGGACAG GCTATACTAGAGCGACTTAACAACCAAGTTCTACAGATGCCTGGCCCTGGGGAGTTTGAACAACTAGTACAAGAAGATAATGATCAACCTAATGGACATGTTAACGGCACTACTGACAATTATGAAGATGCTGATTAA
- the LOC136240884 gene encoding transmembrane protein 164-like, which yields MATFWEALYGGINPEEVPGHGGAECVAYLSNKTKIFETCLSTTIMLIASVYAFKRFSLPAKPPPEGDHFWKGPLLALLSAVLGLQIGYKISSGQLLYMLNPCHFLTIVEIYLLASKPTRFTLSILRMLVHYVYCALVAIVFPETGGRVLFGELVEYWVQHILIFAVIPPYLIHIWGVHNLEPLNDWSWACFAGIVFGIQHHYVMQPVAIVSHVNLNFILCPATKDPFRGPHYRTWAVFHQTASLLIMGKLYTIVVKLILPKSKKE from the exons ATGGCTACCTTCTGGGAGGCGCTCTATGGTGGCATCAATCCGGAGGAAGTACCTGGACACGGTGGAGCTGAATGTGTGGCCTACTTGAGTAATAAAACGAAAATCTTTGAGACATGTTTGTCGACTACGATAATGCTGATAGCTTCGGTGTACGCGTTCAAGCGCTTCTCTCTTCCTGCCAAGCCGCCTCCAGAGGGCGACCACTTTTGGAAGGGACCACTGCTAGCCTTACTAAGCGCCGTATTGGGTCTGCAAATAGGTTATAAGATTAGCTCTGGACAGTTACTCTACATGCTGAATCCCTGTCACTTCCTCACCATAGTTGAG ATATATTTATTGGCATCAAAACCAACTAGGTTTACACTATCCATCTTAAGGATGTTGGTACATTATGTCTACTGTGCTCTGGTTGCCATAGTGTTCCCTGAGACCGGTGGTAGAGTG TTGTTTGGAGAGCTGGTGGAATACTGGGTACAGCATATTCTCATCTTTGCTGTAATACCTCCTTATTTAATCCATATATGGG GTGTTCACAATTTGGAGCCACTTAATGACTGGTCATGGGCGTGTTTTGCTGGAATTGTGTTTGGTATACAACACCATTATGTCATGCAGCCGGTTGCCATAGTTTCACATGTCAATCTGAATTTCATCTTGTGCCCAGCTACAAAGGATCCCTTCAGAGGACCACATTACCGTACATGGGCAGTATTCCACCAAACAGCTAGTCTGTTGATCATGGGTAAACTCTACACTATTGTAGTGAAGTTGATACTACCAAAATCAAAGAAGGAATAa
- the LOC136240880 gene encoding uncharacterized protein has translation MQLVVKKSNYWKSLAITLQDGRMPNIANHSVAMEPAIWFKVQLLESISVDCDRRVIAWTMKAQSNRAGRMQILLAELECPILTRSLIATPDDADLDRIFTEVEKLISSYKESSNMTTKIAEDWAHLLHNSMLPQITLLPCDLPLLEKELIEQNNLLKIIDEELVEKSQIITELRDQLLRIRKTIIPQLEDWLEIGEYSVEFIELFKLDIKTLETDARNKCSTTIKQLELRNICYDSIERLKKEKAAAVIELTHLLQVRSQIDIICGSIAPQSTNSLQEQYLEISESIDLHRKARSALNKDRILMVSVREALNGSLKGLKAGQITTGIDQGVDGGMAFDVLPKRGTSKSFVSVHDAFVKLLNDSQSAAHQKHKLFLSNFDAMVSDYQISHRKVNSLLRNGHHHHQQSHEDITLKQIACQVHQHFEEMIEVALESCDIGSIDDESFRQQAWICYERMFYAPYGDSLIKLYQKEKRQECEKLSLNKSNIDVKCLSIPTNADWLNQFAVQSLSTKSEDLSSSEEFTSFMDDIKYLEYSHTPLNKTQLLTSAFHKSELVINKLKITASGSGGCVCCDELIPFLVACLLRVSPDLRCLIYVNCCFLIDFIPPFLTTGWHGYSHTSFQAACEVAGNLLANNSDASR, from the exons ATGCAGTTGGTAGTGAAGAAATCCAATTATTGGAAGTCGTTAGCCATCACCTTGCAAGATGGAAGGATGCCAAATATCGCTAATCACAGCGTTGCCATGGAACCTGCCATTTGGTTTAAG GTGCAGTTATTGGAGAGCATCTCGGTGGACTGTGACAGAAGAGTGATAGCATGGACCATGAAGGCTCAGAGCAACAGAGCTGGAAGAATGCAGATATTGCTTGCAG AACTGGAGTGCCCGATATTAACAAGGTCTCTAATAGCCACACCTGATGATGCTGACCTTGACAGGATTTTCACTGAAGTAGAAAAGTTAATATCTTCCTACAAAGAGTCTAGTAACATG ACCACCAAGATAGCTGAAGATTGGGCCCACTTACTCCATAACTCGATGTTACCTCAGATCACTTTGTTACCTTGTGATCTGCCACTGCTAGAGAAGGAGCTTATTGAGCAGAATAATTTACTGAAGATCATCGATGAAGAATTAGTGGAGAAGTCTCAGATAATCACTGAA TTGAGGGATCAACTACTACGAATTCGGAAGACAATCATACCACAGCTTGAGGACTGGCTGGAGATTGGAGAATATTCTGTAGAATTTATTGAACTGTTCAAATTAGACATCAAAACACTTGAAACTGATGCTCGTAATAAG TGTAGTACAACAATTAAACAACTGGAGTTAAGGAACATTTGTTATGACAGTATAGAAAG GTTGAAGAAGGAGAAAGCAGCTGCTGTTATAGAGCTGACACACTTGCTACAAGTGAGGTCACAAATTGATATCATTTGTGGCAGCATAGCACCACAAAGTACCAACTCCCTCCAAGAACAATATTTAGAAATATCTGAAAGTATTGACCTCCACAGGAAAGCTAGATCAGCGCTAAACAAAGACAGG atattaaTGGTTAGCGTGAGGGAAGCATTAAATGGTAGTTTGAAGGGGCTCAAGGCTGGTCAAATTACCACTGGGATCGACCAAGGAGTTGATGGAGGGATGGCATTTGATG TGCTGCCTAAGAGAGGAACTTCAAAGTCATTTGTTTCTGTTCACGACGCATTTGTAAAA CTCCTGAATGACTCACAATCTGCAGCACATCAGAAACACAAATTGTTTTTATCAAATTTCGATGCAATGGTGTCTGATTACCAAATAAGTCATCGTAAGGTGAACTCACTACTGAGAAAtggacatcatcatcatcagcagAGTCATGAAGATATTACCCTGAAACAAATTGCATGTCAAGTACATCAACACTTTGAAGAA ATGATTGAAGTGGCTCTTGAATCATGTGATATTGGCTCCATTGATGATGAATCATTCAGACAACAGGCCTGGATATGTTATGAGAGAATGTTTTATGCACCATATGGGGACTCTCTGATTAAACTGTATCAA AAGGAGAAACGTCAAGAATGTGAAAAACTGTCATTAAACAAATCTAATATTGATGTCAAGTGTTTGTCAATACCGACCAATGCTGACTGGTTGAACCAGTTTGCTGTGCAAAGTCTCAGCACCAAAAGTGAGGACTTATCTTCAAGTGAAGAATTCACCAGTTTCATGGATGATATTAAATATCTTGAGTATTCTCACACTCCTTTAAACAAAACACAACTATTGACGTCAGCGTTCCACAAATCTGAACTAGTAATCAACAAACTGAAGATCACTGCca GTGGCTCTGGTGGTTGTGTGTGCTGTGATGAGTTGATACCATTCTTGGTGGCATGTCTACTACGCGTATCTCCTGATTTACGATGTCTAATTTATGTGAACTGTTGTTTTTTGATCGACTTCATTCCACCATTTTTAACTACGGGTTGGCATGGATATAGTCATACATCATTTCAAGCAGCCTGCGAGGTAGCAGGGAATCTTCTGGCCAACAACTCTGATGCAAGTAGATGA
- the LOC136240879 gene encoding uncharacterized protein has protein sequence MQLIVKKSDYWKSLAITLQDGRMPNIANHSVAMEPAIWFKVQLLESISVDCDRRVIAWTMKAQNNRAGRMQTLFAEPESPMITRSIMATPDDADLDRIFTEVEKFISSYKESSNMTTKMAEDWAHLLHNSMLPQITLLPRDLPLLEKELVEQNDLLKVIDEELVEKSQIITELRDQLLRIRKTIIPQLEDWLEIGEYSVEFIELFKLDIKTLETDARNKCSTTIKQLELRNSRYDSIERLKKEKAAAVIELTHLLQVRSQIDIICGSVAPQSTNSLQEQYLEISESIDLHRKARSALNKDRILMVSVREALNSSLKRLEAGQITTGIDQGVDGGMAFDVLPKRENSKSFVSVHDAFVKLLNDSQSVAHQKHKLFLPTFDAMVSDYQISHRKVNSLLRNGHRHHHQSHDENITLKQIACQVHQHFEEMIEVALESCDIGSNDDESFRQQAWLCYERMFYEPYGDSLIKLYQMEKRQECEKLSLTKSNIDVKCLSIPNKADWLNQFAVQSLSTKSEDLSSSEEFTSFMDDIKCLEFSHTPLNKTQLLTSAFRKSELVINKLKITSSGSGGYVCCDELIPFLVTCLLRASPDLRRLIYVNCCFLMDFIPPFLTMGWHGYSHTSFQAACEVAGNLLTNSSDASR, from the exons ATGCAGTTGATAGTGAAGAAATCGGATTACTGGAAGTCGTTAGCCATCACCTTGCAAGATGGAAGGATGCCAAATATTGCTAATCACAGCGTTGCCATGGAACCTGCCATTTGGTTCAAG GTGCAGTTATTGGAGAGCATCTCAGTGGACTGTGACAGACGAGTGATAGCATGGACCATGAAGGCTCAGAACAACAGAGCTGGAAGAATGCAAACATTGTTTGCAG AACCGGAGTCACCGATGATAACAAGGTCTATAATGGCCACACCTGATGATGCTGACCTTGACAGGATTTTCACTGAAGTAGAAAAGTTCATATCTTCCTACAAAGAGTCTAGTAACATG ACCACCAAGATGGCTGAGGATTGGGCCCACTTACTCCATAACTCGATGTTACCTCAGATCACTTTACTACCTCGTGATCTGCCACTGCTAGAGAAGGAGCTTGTTGAGCAGAATGATTTACTGAAGGTCATCGATGAAGAATTAGTGGAGAAGTCTCAGATAATCACTGAA TTGAGGGATCAACTACTACGAATTCGGAAGACAATCATACCACAGCTTGAGGACTGGCTGGAGATTGGAGAATATTCTGTAGAATTTATTGAACTGTTCAAATTAGACATCAAAACACTTGAAACTGATGCTCGTAATAAG TGTAGTACAACAATTAAACAACTGGAGTTGAGGAATAGTCGTTATGACAGTATAGAAAG GTTGAAGAAGGAGAAGGCAGCTGCTGTTATAGAGCTGACACACTTGCTGCAAGTGAGGTCACAAATTGATATCATTTGTGGCAGCGTAGCACCACAAAGTACCAACTCCCTCCAAGAACAATATTTAGAAATATCTGAAAGTATTGACCTCCACAGGAAAGCTAGATCAGCGCTAAACAAAGACAGG atattaaTGGTTAGCGTGAGAGAGGCATTAAATAGTAGCTTGAAGAGACTAGAGGCTGGCCAAATTACCACTGGGATTGACCAAGGAGTTGATGGAGGGATGGCATTTGATG TGCTGCCGAAGAGAGAAAATTCAAAGTCATTTGTTTCTGTTCACGACGCATTTGTGAAA CTCCTGAATGACTCACAGTCTGTAGCACATCAGAAACACAAATTGTTTTTACCAACTTTCGATGCAATGGTGTCTGATTACCAAATAAGTCATCGTAAGGTGAACTCACTACTGAGAAATGgacatcgtcatcatcatcagagTCATGATGAAAACATTACCCTGAAACAAATTGCATGTCAAGTACATCAACACTTTGAAGAA ATGATTGAAGTGGCTCTTGAATCATGTGATATTGGCTCCAATGATGATGAGTCATTCAGACAACAAGCCTGGCTATGTTATGAGAGAATGTTTTATGAACCATATGGGGACTCTCTGATTAAACTATATCAA ATGGAGAAACGTCAAGAATGTGAAAAACTGTCATTAACCAAATCTAATATTGATGTCAAGTGTTTGTCAATACCGAACAAAGCTGACTGGTTAAACCAGTTTGCTGTGCAAAGTCTCAGCACCAAAAGTGAGGACTTATCTTCAAGTGAAGAATTCACCAGTTTCATGGATGATATTAAATGTCTTGAGTTCTCTCACACTCCTTTAAACAAAACACAACTATTAACGTCAGCGTTCCGCAAGTCTGAACTAGTAATCAACAAATTGAAGATCACTTCCA GTGGCTCTGGTGGTTATGTGTGCTGTGATGAGTTGATACCATTCTTGGTGACGTGTCTACTACGCGCATCTCCTGATTTACGCCGTCTAATTTATGTGAACTGTTGTTTTTTGATGGACTTCATTCCGCCATTTTTAACTATGGGTTGGCATGGATACAGTCATACGTCATTTCAAGCAGCCTGCGAGGTAGCAGGGAATCTTCTGACCAACAGCTCTGACGCAAGTAGATGA
- the LOC136240881 gene encoding uncharacterized protein: protein MKTRGCGSTQVLVLLVTCALIAETYHDQVDTDDATRRHRRFYGCNSSSLEKFCDFPNKDTCDDNEHALLTLTQHRAKCCGVVHCSYQNTAPDNNCDSTVSVNITLMWYAINSYYADLLIQWTDSPSESSTTDGYQMWITNSLKDSGPSQFNFTGPLRCTCLPADTRNYRVRVSLSPIWYIHVKLVRLPSPVCVVNTDNATTESVPKCWDAVEASVDKCGVMRASAPQNLSVTSDKLNTSHLLLNVTWSPPEHYAPTIIKYRIRIMDMGVVEKVNGSMLQYSTIVGKVNTYNVQVEASSGEIPTEVCTDCWSEPASFQLNLTGISSTTSSTTFSVLTSLISGTGLTATLLTETLSPVPTHTSTIATISGVSTHTSTIATTSGILDDPGPHKVMFIVIIVPIAVTGLVLIISVILITAWCMHCKQQKYTSLSQFPICAINNDHELPVRSSSRSVFVVHSERCSEKHLILIRQLCHGLSDYSIRPVAFVYDEHAGPTQQGITQWTENNFVECDKVLIVCNKELSDDWSNKQETQSSSLVAAAKLAFHGCVNKDNKDLSKFAVVLLKHSDHRYIPGLLLQNPVRFVYPKCNSNEEIARFVHGIPKFEHPNNLHDANSH, encoded by the exons ATTTTCCCAATAAAGATACTTGTGATGATAATGAACATGCTCTTCTCACTCTCACTCAAcatagagcaaaat GTTGTGGTGTCGTACACTGCTCTTACCAAAATACAGCACCTGACAACAACTGTGACAGTACAGTTAGTGTGAATATCACCCTCATGTGGTACGCTATTAATAGTTATTATGCTGATCTGTTGATACAGTGGACAGATTCTCCTTCAG AGAGTTCCACTACTGATGGTTATCAGATGTGGATCACAAATAGTTTAAAGGATAGCGGTCCATCACAGTTTAATTTCACTGGACCTCTTCGATGTACATGTCTTCCTGCA gaCACCAGAAATTACCGGGTCAGAGTTAGTCTATCACCAATTTGGTACATACATGTCAAG TTGGTTAGACTACCTAGTCCAGTGTGTGTTGTCAACACTGACAATGCAACTACTGAGAGTGTCCCAA AATGTTGGGATGCTGTTGAAGCAAGTGTTGACAAGTGTGGTGTAATGAGAGCAAGTGCCCCACAAAATTTATCTGTCACTTCTGACAAGCTGAACACATCTCATCTTTTACTAAATGTTACATGGAGTCCGCCAGAGCATTATGCTCCTACTATAATAAAATATCGTATAAGGATTATGGATATGGGTGTAGTGGAGAAAGTCAATGGA TCCATGCTACAATATTCTACTATTGTGGGCAAGGTTAACACTTACAATGTACAA GTTGAAGCTTCAAGTGGTGAGATACCTACTGAAGTTTGTACAGACTGTTGGTCTGAACCAGCATCTTTCCAGCTGAACTTGACAG GAATATCATCAACAACTTCAAGCACCACATTCTCAGTTTTGACCTCACTTATCTCAGGGACAGGGTTAACTGCTACATTATTGACCGAGACTTTGTCACCAGTACCCACCCACACCTCAACAATTGCTACCATCTCTGGAGTATCCACCCACACGTCAACAATTGCTACCACCTCTGGCATACTCGATGACCCTGGTCCACATAAAGTGATGTTCATTGTTATTATAGTACCCATAGCAGTGACTGGACTGGTATTGATCATATCAGTGATTCTGATAACTGCTTGGTGTATGCATTGCAAACAGCAGAAATATACATCACTATCTCAGTTTCCCATATGTGCTATTAACAACGACCATGAATTACCAGTTCGTTCTAGTTCTAGATCTGTGTTTGTTGTACACTCTGAACGCTGCAGTGAAAAACATCTCATTCTAATTAGACAGCTTTGTCATGGCCTTTCTGACTACTCAATCAGACCCGTCGCCTTTGTGTACGATGAGCATGCTGGTCCTACTCAGCAGGGGATCACTCAGTGGACTGAAAACAATTTTGTTGAGTGTGACAAAGTTTTGATTGTGTGTAATAAAGAACTTAGTGATGACTGGTCTAACAAACAGGAGACCCAAAGCTCAtcccttgttgctgctgctaaaCTGGCATTTCATGGGTGTGTCAATAAAGATAACAAAGATTTGTCAAAATTTGCAGTAGTCTTATTGAAGCACTCGGATCACAGATACATTCCTGGTTTGTTGCTACAAAACCCTGTACGGTTTGTATATCCTAAATGCAATAGCAACGAGGAGATTGCAAGGTTCGTACATGGCATCCCAAAATTTGAACATCCTAATAATTTACATGACGCTAATAGCCATTAA